One genomic region from Osmia bicornis bicornis unplaced genomic scaffold, iOsmBic2.1, whole genome shotgun sequence encodes:
- the LOC123988771 gene encoding LOW QUALITY PROTEIN: uncharacterized protein LOC123988771 (The sequence of the model RefSeq protein was modified relative to this genomic sequence to represent the inferred CDS: deleted 2 bases in 1 codon; substituted 1 base at 1 genomic stop codon): MAERSGQTETLVCKRMNFXTENLEIAGLVDQEITNGRHSPDLTPLDFYLWGKLKEEVYREKPTTKFDMQERIKRACCEIDTNEICQAVSSVSQRFRLCSHVQGRHFEHLY, encoded by the exons ATGGCTGAGAGAAGTGGACAAACAGAGACCTTGGTCTGTAAACGTATG AATTTCTAAACAGAAAATTTGGAGATCGCTGGATTGGTCGATCAGGAAATAACAAATGGCCGGCAC TCCCCAGACCTGACACCTCTAGATTTTTATTTGTGGGGAAAGTTAAAGGAGGAAGTGTACCGCGAAAAACCAACAACCAAATTTGACATGCAAGAACGTATAAAAAGAGCTTGCTGTGAAATagatacaaatgaaatttgtcAGGCAGTGTCATCAGTATCGCAACGTTTTAGACTATGTAGCCATGTTCAAGGTCGTCATTTTGAACACTTGTATTAG